One stretch of Sebastes umbrosus isolate fSebUmb1 chromosome 5, fSebUmb1.pri, whole genome shotgun sequence DNA includes these proteins:
- the LOC119488636 gene encoding claudin-18-like isoform X2, translating into MAASMIQLIGFMLSALGLFLISAATAMDMWSLQDRSFTVVTNFFTYSGLWNTCVGTSYGTTQCRPYFTILGLPALLQAVRALMIVGIVLGAVGCLIAIFSLKCLKMGNMEDNIKATMTLTSGIMFLLAGICGIAGVSAFANLIVQSFRFTTFSDGGFSSYGGVGIGGLSGSLTPRYTFGPALFVGWIGGAILVVGGVLMCVACRGMTSDKQQRYDGMAYKASSHHTVYKSDTRPRQNYNDSYKAQSMDGRQSNQRFDYV; encoded by the exons ATGGCGGCCTCGATGATTCAGTTGATAGGATTCATGTTGTCCGCGCTGGGCCTGTTCTTAATATCAGCTGCAACAGCAATGGACATGTGGAGCTTGCAAGACCGATCTTTTACAGTCGTAACCAATTTTTTCACTTATTCTGGCTTGTGGAACACGTGTGTAGGGACATCCTACGGCACAACGCAGTGCAGGCCTTATTTTACCATACTAGGACTGCCAG CTCTGCTCCAAGCCGTGCGGGCCCTGATGATTGTTGGTATTGTTCTCGGAGCCGTCGGCTGTCTGATCGCAATATTCTCACTGAAGTGCTTGAAAATGGGGAACATGGAGGACAACATTAAAGCCACAATGACTCTGACATCTGGGATCATGTTTCTTCTTGCAG GCATCTGCGGCATCGCCGGGGTGTCGGCCTTTGCCAACTTGATTGTGCAAAGCTTTCGGTTCACGACATTCTCCGATGGTGGGTTCAGCAGTTATGGAGGAGTGGGTATCGGCGGACTCTCAGGATCTCTGACTCCAAG GTACACGTTTGGCCCCGCTCTTTTCGTGGGCTGGATCGGCGGAGCTATCTTGGTCGTTGGAGGCGTCTTGATGTGTGTGGCCTGCCGTGGAATGACTTCAGATAAACAGCAACG GTACGATGGGATGGCCTACAAAGCCTCCTCTCACCACACTGTCTACAAGTCTGACACCAGACCCCGTCAGAACTACAATGACTCCTACAAGGCCCAGAGTATGGACGGAAGGCAGTCCAACCAGAGATTTGACTACGTGTAG
- the LOC119488636 gene encoding claudin-18-like isoform X1, with translation MAATLCQVMGFLLSLLGLAGIIAATGMDQWATEDLFDNPVTAVFSYSGLWNSCVRQSSGFTECRPYFTILGLPALLQAVRALMIVGIVLGAVGCLIAIFSLKCLKMGNMEDNIKATMTLTSGIMFLLAGICGIAGVSAFANLIVQSFRFTTFSDGGFSSYGGVGIGGLSGSLTPRYTFGPALFVGWIGGAILVVGGVLMCVACRGMTSDKQQRYDGMAYKASSHHTVYKSDTRPRQNYNDSYKAQSMDGRQSNQRFDYV, from the exons ATGGCAGCCACTCTCTGTCAGGTGATGGGCTTCCTTCTGAGCTTGTTAGGGTTGGCGGGAATAATCGCAGCGACGGGGATGGACCAGTGGGCCACCGAAGACCTCTTCGACAACCCTGTGACGGCCGTGTTCTCGTACTCGGGCCTGTGGAATTCATGTGTCCGGCAGAGTTCCGGCTTCACAGAGTGCCGACCGTATTTCACCATTCTGGGACTGCCAG CTCTGCTCCAAGCCGTGCGGGCCCTGATGATTGTTGGTATTGTTCTCGGAGCCGTCGGCTGTCTGATCGCAATATTCTCACTGAAGTGCTTGAAAATGGGGAACATGGAGGACAACATTAAAGCCACAATGACTCTGACATCTGGGATCATGTTTCTTCTTGCAG GCATCTGCGGCATCGCCGGGGTGTCGGCCTTTGCCAACTTGATTGTGCAAAGCTTTCGGTTCACGACATTCTCCGATGGTGGGTTCAGCAGTTATGGAGGAGTGGGTATCGGCGGACTCTCAGGATCTCTGACTCCAAG GTACACGTTTGGCCCCGCTCTTTTCGTGGGCTGGATCGGCGGAGCTATCTTGGTCGTTGGAGGCGTCTTGATGTGTGTGGCCTGCCGTGGAATGACTTCAGATAAACAGCAACG GTACGATGGGATGGCCTACAAAGCCTCCTCTCACCACACTGTCTACAAGTCTGACACCAGACCCCGTCAGAACTACAATGACTCCTACAAGGCCCAGAGTATGGACGGAAGGCAGTCCAACCAGAGATTTGACTACGTGTAG